The following proteins are co-located in the Nocardioides piscis genome:
- a CDS encoding glycosyltransferase family 2 protein: MHPEPAGDAGHRRGPAASGPRHEEHLARDAVGVHLVDRARLCSHGGEPTRVSCHGVPAAAARTPGLGGRPRLRRRGLPPACLDSLLAQTWQRWQAVVVDDGSPDRSGEIAEAYADKDRRFRVVHVANGGLGSARNIGATQAEGEFLAFLDSDDVLPRDALSSLMAPLLESGSDFVTGSIARWEKGDLLEPRWMRRLHAPGRGLRIADRPELLGDVFAWNKVFRRTFWDSVGLSWPEGVRYEDQPATTRAFMAGTFDVVPSIVYHWRIRDDGSSITQQRASVADLADRWATKRLSLEEVRSGGDAEVEAVFVDRVLAGDMWRYFLEIPGAPDEWWELLRCGVREFWGQRSLIHSGLPPVHRIGGWLVEQDRREDASALMTWVASLGSPAPQVGSGQGRHIDIPSSVLDLSTVDPAALRLRPHEVR; this comes from the coding sequence GTGCATCCCGAGCCTGCTGGCGATGCCGGCCATCGTCGAGGTCCCGCTGCGTCCGGCCCCCGCCACGAAGAGCACCTTGCGCGGGACGCCGTCGGGGTTCATCTCGTCGATCGCGCGCGCCTGTGCAGTCACGGCGGGGAGCCTACTAGGGTCTCGTGCCATGGGGTTCCTGCGGCAGCGGCGCGGACCCCTGGTCTCGGTGGTCGTCCCCGCCTACGGCGTCGAGGACTACCTCCCGCCTGCCTCGACTCGCTGCTCGCCCAGACCTGGCAGCGCTGGCAGGCGGTCGTCGTCGACGACGGGTCGCCCGACCGGTCGGGCGAGATCGCCGAGGCGTATGCCGACAAGGACCGCCGCTTCCGGGTCGTGCACGTCGCCAACGGCGGGCTGGGTTCGGCGCGCAACATCGGAGCGACGCAGGCCGAGGGTGAGTTCCTCGCCTTCCTCGACTCCGACGACGTCCTGCCGCGCGATGCGCTGTCCTCGCTGATGGCGCCGCTGCTCGAGTCGGGGTCGGACTTCGTGACCGGCTCGATCGCGCGCTGGGAGAAGGGCGACCTCCTGGAGCCCCGGTGGATGCGGCGGCTGCATGCGCCGGGCCGGGGGCTGAGGATCGCCGACCGCCCCGAGCTGCTCGGCGACGTCTTCGCCTGGAACAAGGTCTTCCGCCGGACGTTCTGGGACAGCGTCGGGCTGTCGTGGCCCGAGGGCGTCCGCTACGAGGACCAACCGGCGACCACCCGGGCGTTCATGGCCGGGACCTTCGACGTGGTGCCGTCGATCGTCTATCACTGGCGCATCCGCGACGACGGCTCCTCCATCACCCAGCAGCGGGCGTCCGTCGCCGACCTCGCGGACCGCTGGGCGACCAAGCGCCTGTCGCTCGAGGAGGTCCGCTCGGGCGGGGACGCCGAGGTCGAGGCAGTCTTCGTCGACCGGGTCCTCGCGGGCGACATGTGGCGCTACTTCCTCGAGATCCCCGGCGCCCCCGACGAGTGGTGGGAGCTGCTCCGCTGCGGGGTCCGGGAGTTCTGGGGACAGCGCTCGCTCATCCACTCCGGGCTCCCTCCGGTCCACCGGATCGGCGGGTGGCTGGTCGAGCAGGACCGCCGCGAGGACGCGTCAGCCCTGATGACGTGGGTCGCCTCGCTCGGCTCCCCGGCGCCACAGGTGGGCAGCGGCCAGGGCCGACACATCGACATACCGAGCTCCGTGCTCGACCTGTCGACGGTCGACCCTGCCGCGCTGCGCCTGCGCCCCCACGAGGTGCGCTGA
- a CDS encoding ABC transporter substrate-binding protein, producing MKLGRWAASALAISTVMLGASCAGDDLAKDGGDGAESTGGGDKGSVKISGQDFGEVQIVAAMYEQLLDAEGYDATVQLVGTRDVYMKDGQFPGSIQLVPEYVGGIVDFLNTTVNGADAEPLTTPDAEESIEAASSLLEDKGITLLEPSAAIDTNAFFVTQEFSQDEGVTKLSDLEGQQVVVAAAEDCADRTDCGAGLTKDYGIDVTEFLPLGFASPAVFKSVKDGEAQLGLTSTTDGTLESQGMVLLEDDKQIQPAQNLIPAASTEWLADNPNVETILNDLMAALTTENLTELNGKISVDRQKPEDIATEFLEAEGLL from the coding sequence ATGAAGCTAGGACGATGGGCCGCCAGCGCGCTGGCGATCAGCACCGTGATGCTCGGCGCCTCGTGCGCCGGTGACGACCTCGCCAAGGACGGCGGAGACGGCGCGGAGAGCACCGGCGGTGGCGACAAGGGGTCGGTCAAGATCTCCGGGCAGGACTTCGGGGAGGTGCAGATCGTCGCGGCGATGTATGAGCAGCTCCTCGACGCCGAGGGCTACGACGCGACGGTCCAGCTCGTCGGCACGCGCGACGTCTACATGAAGGACGGCCAGTTCCCCGGTTCGATCCAGCTGGTGCCCGAATACGTCGGTGGCATCGTCGACTTCCTCAACACCACGGTCAACGGTGCGGACGCCGAGCCGCTCACGACGCCGGACGCCGAGGAGTCGATCGAGGCCGCGTCGTCGCTGCTGGAGGACAAGGGCATCACGCTTCTTGAGCCGTCCGCGGCGATCGACACCAACGCGTTCTTCGTCACCCAGGAGTTCTCGCAAGACGAGGGCGTCACCAAGCTCTCCGACCTCGAGGGCCAGCAGGTCGTCGTGGCCGCCGCCGAGGACTGCGCCGACCGCACCGACTGTGGCGCCGGGCTGACCAAGGACTACGGCATCGACGTCACCGAGTTCCTGCCGCTGGGCTTCGCCTCGCCGGCCGTCTTCAAGTCCGTGAAGGACGGTGAGGCGCAGCTCGGCCTGACGTCGACGACCGACGGGACGCTGGAGTCGCAGGGCATGGTGCTGCTGGAGGACGACAAGCAGATCCAGCCGGCCCAGAACCTCATCCCGGCCGCCTCCACCGAGTGGCTCGCCGACAACCCCAACGTCGAGACCATCCTCAACGACCTGATGGCCGCCCTCACGACGGAGAACCTCACCGAGCTCAACGGCAAGATCTCGGTCGATCGGCAGAAGCCCGAGGACATCGCGACCGAGTTCTTGGAGGCCGAGGGCCTGCTCTGA
- a CDS encoding ABC transporter permease, translated as MRIFADMWAYLADPASWTGRGGILDLLVQQLLLTGAALALAIVIGLPVALWLGHLGRGGFLAINISNIGRAIPTFALLALLVTAEWPGVSTFGPFGRAGIATLLALTLFALPPIITNSYVAVREVEGDLKESARGMGMTSWQQFRLVELPLAMPLVAAGIRLALVQVWATATIAALVAGPGLGRIITDGFATSQYGKGLAGAVIVAAVAMVLEVLAAWAQRAADPIPRQTDQQQPDLLPMTT; from the coding sequence ATGAGGATCTTCGCTGACATGTGGGCCTATCTCGCCGACCCGGCCAGCTGGACGGGGCGAGGTGGGATCCTCGACCTGCTCGTGCAGCAGCTGCTCCTCACCGGCGCCGCGCTGGCGCTGGCGATCGTGATCGGGCTGCCCGTCGCGCTGTGGCTCGGCCACCTGGGCCGCGGCGGCTTCCTGGCCATCAACATCTCCAACATCGGCCGCGCGATCCCGACCTTCGCCCTCCTCGCCCTCCTCGTCACCGCCGAGTGGCCGGGCGTCTCGACGTTCGGCCCGTTCGGGCGTGCGGGCATCGCCACCCTGCTGGCGCTCACCCTGTTCGCGCTGCCGCCGATCATCACCAACTCCTATGTCGCCGTGCGCGAGGTCGAGGGCGACCTCAAGGAGTCGGCCCGGGGCATGGGGATGACGTCGTGGCAGCAGTTCCGTCTCGTCGAGCTGCCCCTGGCCATGCCGTTGGTCGCGGCCGGCATCCGGCTGGCACTCGTGCAGGTGTGGGCGACCGCCACCATCGCCGCGCTGGTGGCCGGCCCGGGCCTGGGACGGATCATCACCGACGGATTCGCGACCAGCCAGTACGGCAAGGGACTGGCGGGCGCCGTGATCGTCGCGGCGGTGGCGATGGTGCTTGAGGTGCTCGCAGCGTGGGCCCAGCGTGCGGCCGACCCGATCCCTCGTCAGACTGATCAGCAGCAGCCAGACCTCCTGCCCATGACGACATGA